One segment of Candidatus Poribacteria bacterium DNA contains the following:
- a CDS encoding terpene cyclase/mutase family protein → MMKYRAIIGFLIGFSSFLIMLTTFSIESAYAQEADLRYGTGVPAAVRIINDRGLRYLTNTQMNDGSWSGSGNGPGVTGICIMALMASGEDPDFGPYATNIRKALRNIIINQDAKTGYIGGRWGGHGSMYQHGFALLALSEAYGAVSGRLLWEGSDAPPERRRTLGEALELAVRSSLTAQKKNPWGAWRYSPESQDADTTVAGTVLMGLLGARNAGIEIPNEAVDKAVSFFQTHTMADGSVTYQMTSSHGGGLTRSAIGVLIYAIAKRKDTPEYKAASEFIKRRMDHRGTGHPFYNLYYMAQALFQSDFEAWKAWNQRTIERLQQMQAEDGSFASSHGRAYGTGMAILALALNYRLLPIYER, encoded by the coding sequence ATGATGAAATACAGAGCAATTATAGGTTTCCTGATTGGGTTTTCCAGTTTTCTAATCATGCTGACCACGTTTTCAATTGAGTCGGCTTATGCCCAAGAGGCGGACCTTCGCTATGGAACCGGTGTACCTGCGGCGGTCCGTATCATCAACGATCGTGGTTTACGCTATCTTACTAACACACAAATGAACGACGGGAGCTGGTCGGGATCAGGGAATGGACCCGGCGTAACAGGGATTTGTATCATGGCGTTGATGGCGAGTGGTGAAGACCCAGACTTTGGTCCCTATGCCACTAATATTCGTAAAGCGTTACGTAATATCATTATTAATCAGGATGCTAAAACGGGATATATCGGTGGACGCTGGGGTGGACACGGATCCATGTACCAACACGGTTTTGCACTGTTAGCACTGTCCGAGGCGTATGGTGCAGTCAGCGGGCGACTACTTTGGGAAGGCAGCGACGCTCCGCCCGAACGGCGGCGTACGCTCGGCGAGGCGTTGGAATTAGCGGTGCGTTCTTCGTTGACCGCACAAAAAAAGAATCCGTGGGGGGCTTGGCGTTACTCCCCAGAATCCCAAGATGCCGACACAACCGTGGCTGGAACTGTACTGATGGGCTTACTCGGCGCACGAAACGCTGGTATTGAAATCCCTAACGAAGCAGTTGACAAAGCGGTGAGTTTTTTCCAGACCCACACGATGGCAGATGGAAGTGTAACGTATCAGATGACGAGCAGTCACGGCGGTGGACTCACTCGCTCAGCAATCGGAGTCCTGATTTATGCGATTGCGAAAAGAAAAGACACCCCTGAATACAAAGCTGCTTCTGAATTCATCAAGCGTCGAATGGATCATCGCGGCACTGGACACCCGTTCTATAATCTTTACTATATGGCTCAGGCACTGTTTCAAAGTGACTTTGAGGCGTGGAAGGCTTGGAACCAAAGAACTATTGAGCGGCTTCAACAAATGCAGGCAGAAGACGGCAGTTTCGCGAGTTCCCATGGCAGAGCCTATGGGACAGGAATGGCTATCCTCGCCTTGGCATTAAATTATCGTCTCTTGCCTATCTACGAAAGGTGA